One segment of Panthera leo isolate Ple1 chromosome A3, P.leo_Ple1_pat1.1, whole genome shotgun sequence DNA contains the following:
- the LOC122215752 gene encoding 60S ribosomal protein L5, with product MGFVKVVKNKAYFKRYQVKFRRKREGKTDYYARKRLVIQDKNKYNTPKYRIIVHVTNRDLICQIVYAHIEGDMIVYTAYAHELPKCGVKVGLTSYAAAYCTGLLLACRLLHRFGMDKIYKGQVEVTGDEYNVESIEVNPVPSPPVWMQG from the coding sequence ATGGGGTTTGTTAAAGTTGTCAAGAATAAGGCTTACTTCAAGAGATACCAGGTGAAATTTAGAAGAAAACGAGAGGGTAAAACTGATTACTATGCCCGGAAACGCTTGGTAATTCAGGATAAAAATAAGTACAACACACCTAAATACAGAATAATAGTTCATGTAACCAACAGAGATCTCATTTGTCAGATTGTTTATGCCCATATAGAAGGAGACATGATAGTTTATACAGCTTATGCTCATGAACTCCCCAAGTGTGGTGTGAAGGTTGGCCTGACAAGTTATGCTGCAGCATATTGTACTGGCCTGCTGCTGGCCTGCAGGCTTCTCCATAGGTTTGGCATGGATAAGATCTATAAAGGCCAAGTAGAAGTGACTGGAGATGAATACAATGTGGAAAGCATTGAGGTCAACCCGGTGCCTTCACCTCCTGTTTGGATGCAGGGctaa